The Triticum urartu cultivar G1812 chromosome 5, Tu2.1, whole genome shotgun sequence genome contains the following window.
aagctattctttccgttcaatcaatcctagagttcgtactagaataacaccttaagacacaaatcaaccaaaaccctaatgtcacctagatactccaacgtcacctcaagtatccgtggggtatgattatacgatatgcatcacacaatcttagattcatctattcaaaccaacacaaagaacttcaaagagtgccccaaagattctaccggagagtcaagacgaaaacgtgtgccaacccctatgcataggttcatgggcggaacccgcaagttgatcaccaaaacatacatcaagtggatcacgtgatatcccattgtcaccacagataagcacggcaagacatacatcaagtgttctcaaatccttaaagactcaatccgataagataacttcaaagtgaaaactcaatccattacaagagagtagagggggagaaacatcataagatccaactataatagcaaagctcgcgatacatcaagatcgtaccacctcaagaacacgagagagagagagagagatcaaacacatagctactggtacataccctcagccccaagggtgaactactccctcctcgtcatggagagcaccgggatgatgaagatggccaccggagagggattccccccttccagcagggtgccggaacgggtctagattggttttccgtggctacggaggtttctggcggcgaaactcccgatctattgtgctcctcgaagtttttagggtatatgggtatatataggaggaagaagtacgtcggtggatctccgggctgtccacgtggcaggggggcgcgcccaggggggtgggcgcgcccccaccctcgtgggcagcctgggactcttctggtccatcttcgatactccgtgggcttcttctggtccaaaaaaaagttacgtgaagtttcaggtcaattggactccgtttgattttccttttctgtgatactctaaaacaaggaaaaacagaaactggcactgggctctaggttaataggttagtcccaaaaatcatatacaatagcatataaatgcatataaaacatccaaggttgataatataatagcatgaaacaatcaaaaattatagatacgttggagacgtatcaaaccacgagctccatcaccaccacgacGTCATGttgtcggagttctccctcaacttctcctctccccttgctggatcaagaaggaggagacgttcccaggctgtacgtgtgttgaacgcggaggcgccgttgttcggcgcttagattgAAATCGatcgcgatctgaatcgctgcgtgtacgactccaccaaccgcgttcttgtaacgcttccgcttagcgatcttccaGGGTATGAAGTGCACTCCCTCtatctcgttgctagtatctcctagattgatcttggtgacacgtaggaattcttttaaattattgctacgttccccaacagggccACATACCCAGTCATCTCACCTAAAcctaacatctaaagccggaGGCCCCGCCCGAGTCATCTGCCGGGTCCGGGGCTCAAACCGGTCCGAGCAGTCACATGTGTCGTCACCGTCATCTTCCACTGGTCCAGCTTCAGAGGAGATTGAGGTTACAACCTTGGCAGGTCCTCCGCCATCGACGCCACGACGCCAAACGACGACGTCCACATACGCGAACCTTGGCAGGTCCTCCGCCAttgacgccaccacgacgccagacgACGACCTCCACCTGCGCGAACCTTGGCAGGTCCTCCGCCATTGACGCCGCCACGACGCCAGACGATGACCTCCACCTATGCGAGTCCATCTCCAAGCAACGGACGTAAATCCATGCTAGGATAGGGCCGCACCACCACCTTCGCCCACCACCCACAAGCGCCACCCAACCCCAAGGTTCCCAAAgcggcgccttcaagaagggaacgacgcTGTGAGCGCCGCTCCGCCCAACAAAGTTGGGGCTTTCGCCCGGGAGACCTAGGGGGAAGGTGAAATGAGAAGATCAGTCCATACCGACGCCTCCAAGGAGGGGAACGGGGCCCTCAGGCGTCGCCGTCGGCGCGGCCAGGAATTTTGCGCAAACTAGATCCCCGCCAACAACAGCGCCTCCTGTACAGAACCGGCGACCAAGAGGAAGCGCAGCCCGACCAGGTTGGCCCGCACGCCGAACAGGGGAGGAGGGGAGGCGCCAAATCGCGCACACCGATCGCCGCAGAAGCCGCCGCCGGCCACCAACGACCACCGAATCCAGCCGCCCGCGCGGCCGGGACACCAGATCCACCGCCCGCACGGATGCTAGCCGGCTGTGCCTTGCCAATGGAGCCGCCGCTCCAGATCTGGGGTTCCCCATGCACAAGCAGGGCAACCGAGGCCGCGCCGCCACCATCCTTGGCGCCCCGGGCTTGCCCGGCGGCTGCCTcaggcggcggcgaggaagggAAGAGGAGTAGCGGCTAGGGTTGGGAGGAGGAGGGGCGGACGAGGGTTCCTTTTCACCCGGTAGTTACAATTTATGTACAAACTCAAATTCAGGAGGGAGGCGTGAAAAATAAATCCAATGATGGTTAGTTCCAGCAGTATTGTATTATTATTGCTGATTTTTTTTACATACCTCTCAAATGAATGGAGTTGAGCTTTGAAATTCTACATACTTACAGACCATCACCAATCTAATATATTTTGGAAGTCGTTAGTACTATGGTATTTAAAAAACAATCCTGAAGTTTTTTAAAAATAAAGATGTGTTCGTTCATCACCTCAGCAAACACGTGCATCGATTCGCCTTCCATTATCCAGACCCATTCCACCTCTATTTCAACAATGCCCATGCCCTCTTGTCTTGCAACACACCAATCACAAGGCAGCACAGACCACGAACCATCTCCTCACACGCATGCAGGCTCCTCTGAGTCAGTGCCCGGTGTTTCCATGCGGCTGAGGCTAGTCATAGTGAGAGTAACTTAGGTACTACTTCTTTTTCGGTTTACAGAGCGTGCGCGTACCCTTAGATCGTTAATTTGATCAACCTAATAGTACAAATCATATATTATAAAAAATATACCAACATAAACTTTAGAGTTTCTATTTTTAAAAggtataatttttgtgttatatagtttatattaggATGATAAAATTGGTAATATAGGTATACGTGCAAGACTTGTAAACTGAAATGGAGGTAGTAGTAACATAGCGCACCTCGAgaattttttgcttatgtggcaagtagttaatgagaagtagtaacataatatgttactgtaacatagcgcttttcAAGATAACATGAGTCTACAAACTATTAAATGAGGCCACCTATGACACTAgtattatgttactttgcactatgaaggtagtaacttagactagtgtcatgcatattgacactagtctaagttactccccactatgaccagcctgaCGACGGCGAAGCGTGCTGCTCGCGACTCTATATTTGAATGCTCTTATCTTATTCCTTCTATTAGACTGTGGTTCACTGATAATAATAGtattctctcttttttatttactctgcatattaggatTGACTGAAATCAAATTTCATAAAATTTGACTAAATTCATGAAAAAAAATTATCATAAAAAATTAAAATgttgtgaaagtacattcaataatgaagctaatgatattgatttgttattatatatgttaatatttttgtttataaatTTTAGCAAAATTTACAAAGCTAGACTTTGATCAAAACTAATGCGCGGACTAAATACGGAGGGAGTAAGTACATGAATGAGTTCAAGAGCCAAGTTTCTTCTCGACGAGTTGGCGGCCATGTCTGACAACGAAAATAATAATCACCGACGCGGAGGCATGGCGTGAACTCGGCCTCCCTCCCCCCTCGCTTCCCGGGCTTGTTGCGTTCTCCCCGCACGCACGCACAACGATCCACGCGGTCGCGTTCATTCATTCAGGCGTGCGTCCGTGGAAGTTGGAAGTAATTAACGTGTGACGTCGACGTTCGGTCGCGCGCCCATACGTTTGCCTCGGGCGATCCGCGATCAAGCACGTACACACGGTAGGCGAGGAACCCCACGTCCCAGATGAAACGGAGCATCCAAGCAAAGCAACAAGGTGACGGGTGACCCtcaaacaagcaaaaaaaaaaaaaaaagctAAGCAGGTGATTTCGGTACTACGGTACCGCTCAGAGAGTGGTATTGCCGTAGTGACACATGGCTCCGGCATCGTGCTAACTAGCTCCATCGCTCTTCCTCTGGTCAAGATTTTCCTTGTAGCTGGGGTCTAGCAGAATTACAGAAGCCGTGAGGCGACAGCTCGGCCGGATTCAATCATGGATTTACGCCAAAGAGTCCACCGTCACGGTTCCTGTCGAAGGGGAATCCATCGATATGATATTCCTGTCGCTGCCATGTCACGCGCCAAATCAGCTCACCTCCACCTTTTTCCTTGGATATTTTTACCCGGGGTGAGCACGACGGGTAATTCCTTCCGCCCTCGTATTTATCCTCGCCTCTCTCCTCGGAGCAGTCGACAACGATTACCTATTTTTATTGGCAAACAAGAACGATTAACCCGTGAAGATCCTTGTACTTTTCTTTTGAGTTGTATAGTTAACCACTGACCGGTTTAGAATTTACAACGTGAAGGCAACTTTCCCTCCGTTTCATCATCCAAATGAGTCAAGCTGTCAAAGGCAGTGGCTCGACGACGGACGTGTCTTCGTTTTTTTAGGGTACGCAAATTGTGTATCTTGACTTTATAGAAAGAGAGAAATAAGATATACAACAACGTCAACCATTCGCTACAAAGAATGAGGGTGACCAACTCCACACCCGGTTCGTACAAGGACAACTAAACACAACAACACGGCTACGACACAAGAAGCCTACCCAACACCGAGCCCCTTGCCGCGTCTCGGCCAACACTGAAGACCTCCGAAGAACAGCAACTCCAGCTTCCTTGGAGTAGCTAGCGACGACCGTACATGGCGCCGAAGGAGAAAGATCCGGGTAGCGGTGAACACCGAAGGAGCGCATCATGGGACCTCGAGTCTCCCAGCACAATGCTCCCAACAGAGTAACAACCTCAAAGACGTTGCCATCATGCCGATCGTACGAATCAAGGCTTTCGCTCCGGAGACAGCTGCCGATACGAGGCCGCGAGGAAGATGGTGCTGCACTCGGCAAAGCCTCCAGGAAGGTAAATGATACCCGCAGGTGCCATCAACACCAGTCTGGCCACAACCGAACAGGATTTTCATCCGTAGCTCTGCATATCTCCAAGTCTCCAAGATCCCGGCCAATCCCGATCAGATGCCTCGCACCGCCGCCACCGCAACAACTTGCCATCGAAGCCCCCCTCACTGTCGAGGGAACACGCCTAAAGCCATCACCTTCAACATCGACTAGGAGCCGCAGCAACCATCGAACGGTGCAAGGCCAGTTCCGCCACGGTCGCCTTCACCCACGCCAGGGGACTGCCACCAGAATGAATCCGACCCGCACCTCCGACCACCCTCAAGCATCCACACCGCCGAGGCATCGCCGCACGCCTCACACGACAGCAACCGAATGCCCGCTGCCCGCCAAGACCCTTCCTGGCAAGGCctcgcagcgccgccgccgccatggctGCGCTCGCACAGCCTCCACCGCCAGTGCCGGTGCACCACCTGTATCCTCCATCCTGCTACGCTTCACGCAAGGATCCAGAGACAACCGCCGCACTCCCTGCCGTGAGCACCCCAAGGACGCCGGCCAGTGCTGAAGACACACCAGATCCGGGCCGAAAACGGATCAGCCTGCTCGGATCTGGCCATCCACGAACTCCCTCGTGGCGAGGAGCACCAACCCGCAACCGACCTGCGCCCTCCACAGCGACGGGCCGCCGCCAGACCGTCGCGCCGCCCCGCACCACCTCCCGCCGGCGCGCATCCATCCGCCGCGCCGGCCACCGAGATTGGACGCCAAGCTGAAGAAGCAGTCCCGCCAGCCTGCGCTCGCGACGCGCCGCCACCAGACCGCCGCGACGCCCTGCACCACCTCCCGCCAGCGCGCATCCATCTGCCGCGCCGGCCACCGAGATCCGCCGCCAGGCCAAAGAGGTGGTCCCCCCGACCACCGCTCCAAGTGAGGGCCATATgaatcccgccgccgccggcacctcgcgggctttgcccggcggcggcgcgggggggggggggggggggggggggggggacgcgGGGCAATGTGGtgacttcttcttcttccctaGTAGAATTACAATGTACGGACGTGTCTCCGTTAATTGGCGTCTAAGCTGGGAAAAGCGGATCGCGTACACACACACACGGAGCTTGCTTCGGTGCTACTCTCCGCTCCTCGTGTCGGTGTTTCTTTCTTGAGAAAGAAAGATTCCGCGTGTCCCCGTGCCTCCATAATCTAATCCAAGTTTTGCTCACACCTGCTCGCTAACTGTTAGGCGAAGAATATCATTTCTGATCGCTGGAGGCTGGAGGAGATCTCCGTCGTCGTGCAAAGTAATGATAAAGTCGATTCTCTCGATCACTCGGTTGACCAAATGCGAGTATGCGACATGCTTGCGGGTGTGCACAAGAGTAAGCCTAAGATTCAGCTCAAGAAATGAGTACAAGATTGTCCGTGGGGACTCCCGATCGAGGGCTCGCGGAGAGGACCTTTCGCATCGTCTTCGGTCGTCATTTCGCCTGTCACTGATATGATGTCAAAACCATTCAAGAACCAAGCTCATGATCGAATTGCAAAACGATTTTATATTATACGACGGAGGGAGTGTTTGACATTTGGTCTACAGCAACCCGGCATCTCTCGTCACCGGTCGGGGCCATCTCGTGCCGAATCCAACATCACAAGTTAGAGCATCTACATTCACGATCATCTAATTTGACCCCTATATGCCCACGGACGCGTCCGTTGAAGATGATTGGGCGGACCTTATTTCTCCTGTTCTACAACCGCATCCTTCATATGTCCTACCCCAATTCCATACAAAACCATGCAAATGGAGTTTCCACGTACTTCAACACAGAACATAGCAATCCGGCATAGATAACATAGTCCGATACTCCCATACAAAAGATGTCGCCCGAGTTCATCACTAAAAGTACTAAAAAAAACAACTAAAACCGGGAGGGGGAGGGGATTTCACCACCTCCTCCATGTCGGATGCTTCCCCTTAGGGTCTCGGTGGCTGGACTCGGCGTAGGCGTCAGCGGCTCCGAGCGCGTCATTGTCGTCATCGTTGTCTGAAGCGGAGGAGGACGATGACGAGATGATGATGCCCGCCATGCGACGAGCTTCACGGTTCTTCTCTCGGAGTCGTGTGGCTCTCTCCACTGTTGTCGTCCGCTGCCTCGCCAACCGCTCCGACTCCTCCAGCGCCATGTGGAGCGCCTTCGCATCTTTGCGGCGACGACAGCGGGTGTCCGTCTCCGCGAATGTGTACgagcggcgggtggcggcggttcggaggtcctcgtcgtcgtcgctgacCGGGGGAAGTGGTTGTGGCGCAAATCTACTCGATACTCCATTGGATCCGCGACCGTTAGCCGCCTCCGCCGCCCACTTATTCGCAAGGCGATACACGCGGCCCACAGACTCCAGGTGCGGTTCCGCCGGCAATAGCACCCAGCGGTGCCCCCGGAGGGGCAGGTGCGAGCGGTGCCGGGTGCCGcctggcggggggggggggggggggggggggggtggcagGGATCGCGCCAGACGAGCGCGGGGCACCGTGGAGCTGCTGCTGCCTACCCGGCCAGTCGCCAATGCCCCAGAAGAGGAGTTGTTGCTGCCTACTGGCCAGCCATTGACACCCCAGAAAAGGAGTTGCCGCCCCGGTCCAGCAGTGACAGGCAGAGGGCAATGCGCTCCTCCTACGATAGGTCGGATTCACTGTTGGACATGGCAGGCGGGGGAAGATGAAGTGGATCTAGGAAAGAGGTGGAGAGGTCGAGCGAGTACGGATTGAGTTTGACTAGGGTTTGCTCGTCGGTCGTCATATATTTGTGGGGGCTGGAGCAGGGTCGTTGTGGTCCATAGCGGACCAGGCCGATGTGGCAGACGCGGCCGGACGCCTCATATCCATCCCATATTTGGGCGGGATACGAGGGGTGCTGGTCAGCTCGGACGTTTAAGGCATATCTGAGGCGTCCGGCTGGGTTAAATTTTGGTGACCAGTCAGTGATCGGTCGGCCCATCTAGGCGCTTAAGGCGGTTTTGAGGCGCCTGGCTGTAGATGCTCTCATCGAGTTGATGCTTTTCTTTTCCATAACCTTGCTTTGTCCACATCAAAACGAACCATCTCTATAACCTTGTTTTGATTTTTTTAggatgtgcgtgtgtgcgtttaTAGGGTATGTACATGTATGTACAAGCGTTTGTGTCTGTGTACTTGATAttaaagaaaaaaaaaagagttTGGCACGTAGTACTATTGGCGTACGTATCCATGGCGGGCGCCCTTGGCTCGTGACGATGACCAACGGCCAGCCTAGCAGCCTACCGAGTCTGCCCGCACAGTTATCCACGCCGTATAACGGGAACAATTAACCAACCCGATAACGTAAAGAATACACTAGTACCACTAGCGTATTCTGAATTCTGTTGGTCAGCACGACTGCACGAGCACTCGTTCATTTATTCATTCGGCCTCCACCATTATCCTCTCGCGGGAGAGACGGTGGCAGACCCATCCCGTCCCGCCCCCCTCTATTTCACCGTCGCCCACGCTCCTTTCCCCTTTCCGCATCCGCAGCAACGAAAGCGAGCGCAaacccaccccaccccaccccacgaCACAACGCATCCCCCGAACACCAGCGCAAACCCCGCTGTTCCGCCCCGCCCCCCGTCCCCGTCTCGCCCCCCTCCTCCGACGATTCGAGGCCCGGGGCTCCcgcgcggcggaggcggaggcggcatgaggacggcggcgacggcggcggaggcgcacCAGTCGCGGCTCCTGTACGAACTGGGCGCGCTGCTGCTGACGATCATCCGGTCGCCGCTCGGGCCGGGGGAGGAGCCGCGGCAGGTGACGGCGGCCGGGGTGGCGTCCATGATGCTGGGCGCCTCCATGGCGCTCATGCTCTGCGGCTCCGTCACCTTCATGCTCGGCTTCTTCCTCATGCCCTGGGTCGTCGGCCTCGCCTGCGTCTTCCTCTTCGTCGGCTTCCTCACCAACCTCTCCGGGATCTGGAGGGCCATCCTCTGCTGGCCCGCCGcatgctcctcctcctcgccccaTAAGGACGCCTCCACATGTACGTGATCCCCTTTCTTCCGCGTCATCCCCGAGGGGGCGGATTGTTCGGTATCGCGATTCGATTTGGTGTAAATGTTAGCGTGATTGGGAACAGACACGAGGATTGGTGCTGTTTCTGGGCTCGATCGGGGTTAAAACGCGCCGAATTGGCCGCCTCCGCTTAAGTTCTGCCCAAATTTGAAGCGTCTGTGGCCTCTGGCTGTTTAAATTGTTCTATTCTAAATGATAATATTGATGAAGCTCCTCGTGCGGATCAAACTTGAAACTGTAGGATTGGCCCACCAATTCTCTCCATGAGGGCATCGTATATGCATGCTGATGATGCAGAAATTATGATTTCACAAAAGCTTTTCCTCTCTCCCTGGGCAATTGAGATTAACTTAGGATTGAAGCACCCGCCATCCCTACCCCATCTCCTAGAGAAGGGGAAAGGAAAGCAAGCAGCCAGTGACTGCTGGTGCATGCCAGTGCGTGTTTATTGCCTGGATAATGTTCTTCTGTAATCTAGATCAAGAAAAACTCCCTGTAGTTGCTGCTTGATGAGCTAAACGAGGGGAAATAGTATAGCTGCCTTAATGACCGTATGAAATCAAAGATGGGAAAGGAGCAGTAGGTAAACATATAAAGTCAAAATGTATATGTAAAAGTGAAGGTGGATTTGATTGCCTATGTGCTCTAGTGCTTGTTAAGCAGGAGACAAGAAAAAGAAACTTTATATCTCGGCTAATGTTGACAGGACATGGGTAGGGTTCTTAGGATATAAACTTCATAATAACAAGAATAAGTAAGGATCGAAAATCTTGCCGGAAAAAAATATTTCCTGGTCTCTTGAACGATAAAAACAAGAGAAGAAAATTTGGAACTTAACCT
Protein-coding sequences here:
- the LOC125509943 gene encoding uncharacterized protein LOC125509943 encodes the protein MRTAATAAEAHQSRLLYELGALLLTIIRSPLGPGEEPRQVTAAGVASMMLGASMALMLCGSVTFMLGFFLMPWVVGLACVFLFVGFLTNLSGIWRAILCWPAACSSSSPHKDASTWHIFPKPPFM